One Propionispora vibrioides genomic window carries:
- a CDS encoding helix-turn-helix domain-containing protein has translation MFPKKIFAERLKKLRTDHNVSMQKLAEELELKNKGTIGQFETEKTTPSSETLIRVADYFNVSIDYLVGRSNNPDMHN, from the coding sequence ATGTTTCCGAAGAAAATTTTTGCTGAACGATTAAAGAAATTACGAACCGACCATAATGTATCCATGCAAAAGCTTGCCGAAGAACTCGAACTAAAGAATAAAGGAACAATAGGGCAATTTGAAACAGAAAAAACCACGCCGTCTTCTGAAACTCTCATTAGAGTTGCTGATTATTTTAATGTATCTATTGATTACCTCGTAGGACGCTCTAACAATCCTGACATGCATAATTAA